Genomic window (Lewinellaceae bacterium):
AAGCATTGCCCAGTTTGGCTTTGAGGATTTGGAAGTTATTATTAAAGGAATGCTGGAGAGAGCCAGGTCGGGAAAGTCTATTAGCTATAAAGAGGAGAAGATGCTTAAGGAAGCTAAAGCTATTCTCGCCATTTATTCAGGCGCCAACTCTGAATTAGTGGCCAAGCTTATTGCAATGATCAATGAAATTTTGGAACTTAACCGGGAATTAATTCACCTTGAAGATGGAGAACACAGCACCGACGATAATTGATACTTATTTCTCTTACTGGAAAGAATTCATTCATCCCATCGAAGAGGAGAAGAGAAGCGCACATTTTGCCAGCCTGCTCATCGATGTAGGAGAAAACCTTTATGGGGCTGATTTTGCCCTCGAACTGGTCTACTTATTTCTCAAGCATATGAATCCGGATATTGGGGCCGAAAATGTTTCGGATCCGCCAATGGTTTATTGACCCTTTTTTCTGTTTATGACCAATAAAATCCAACAATTAGAACAACTCGCCCGGCAGCTCGAGCCTTCCCAGGAGCAACGCAACCACTGGAATGCCTCAACCCAGGCGTACGCCGACGACTTCATCAACCGCATCGAAACGCTGAAGGCCTACGACGAGCCCCCCGCAGATGGCAAGCTGAGCCTGGCCATCGAAGAAGAAGGCAAGCCCATAGAGCAACTATTGGAAGAGCTTCGCGTCAAAGCAGACCGGGCGGGCATCAACCCGGCATCGGGCGGGCACCTGGGATACGTGCCCGGCGGCGGCGTCTTCCCGGCGGCTTTGGGCGACTACCTGGCAGCCATCACCAACCGCTACGCCGGGCTGTTCTTCGCCAACCCGGGAGCGGTGCGCATCGAAAATGAACTGATCCGCTGGATGTGCGAACTGATGGGCTATCCGCCCGGGGCGCTGGGCAACCTGTCCTCCGGCGGCTCCATCGCCAACCTGATCGCCATCACTACGGCCAGAGATTTCAGGCAGATAAAGGCAACCAGAGTGGAAAAGGCAGTGGTATACCTCACCCACCAGGTGCACCACTGTGTGCAGAAGGCCCTGCGCATTGCCGGGCTGGGAGAAGCCATCATCCGGTATATTCCGGTCGATGAACATTTTCGAATGGACACCAAACGCCTTCATCAACAATTGGAAATGGACCGGTTTCAGGGCCTGGAGCCGTTCATGGTCGTTGGCTCGGCAGGAACGACCGACACCGGCGCGGTAGACCCGCTGGACGAGATCGCCAACCTGGCGGAGCAGTTCGGCCTGTGGTTCCACGTCGACGCGGCTTATGGGGGTTTTTTCTTATTGGTAGACGAACTGAAGGGGCGGTTCAGGGGCATCGGCCGCTCGGATTCGCTGGCTATCGACCCTCATAAGGGGCTATTTCTGCCTTACGGCCTGGGGGCAGTACTGATAAAAAACGTCAAAGCTCAATACGACGCCCACTACTACAAGGCCAACTACATGCAGGATGCGCAGCAGGAATGGGAAGAAGCCTCTCCGGCCGACCTTTCTCCGGAATTGACCAAGCACTTCCGCGGCCTCCGTATGTGGGCGCCGCTCCAGCTCTTCGGCCTGAAGCCTTTCCGGGCAGCGCTGGAGGAAAAAGTGCTGCTTTGCCGGTATTTTTACCGGAAAGTTCAGGAATCGGGCTTTGAGGTGGGCCCTGAACCGGACTTGTCTATCATGATATTCCGCTACAAAACCCGGAAAGAAAACAGTACCCGCTTTAACGAACAGTTGGTGGAATACGTACGCCGGGATGGCCGCGTGTTCCTGTCGTCGACCACCATCGATGGCGAGTACTGGATTCGGCTGGCGGTGCTGAGCTTTCGGACGCATAAGCGGGAGATTGACCTGTGCCTCGAGATACTGGAGGCTGGCGTGAAACAGATCGGAAAGGAACAGGAACTGGCCAGGGAGTAGTTAAGTTGCCGGTTGTTTGTTGTTTGCAGCCGAACGATCAACAAACAACCAGCAACGGTTAACCCAATGGCGCTAATAATGAAGTGGCCTGACGGCTGTCTTTTGGCACCCCCTGGGCAAGCCGTCTGGCCACTTTCCTTAAGGACTTTTTGGGGATTTATTTTTGGCGTGCCCTCACGTCCGGTCGTCGTCGATGCGTTCGTCCCTGTCGCCCCGTTCAAATTTGTTGCGCAGGTTTACCGAAAGGGAAATGTAGAAAATATTGGACGTGAGGCCCCGGTATGGCTGCACCAGGTTGCCATTTATGGTCTCGGAGTAATCCGGATCCAGAAAATCGAGCAGGTAGTATTTGAACTTCAGGTTGATGCCGCCGGGAAACTGTATGCCTCCGAAGATGGACGGATTGATGATGTTGGTCCGGTCGCTGAACCACTCGTTGTACTTGTCCTCCTTATTGCCATTGACGAACAGTTTTTCCTTGTAGTTGAACATCAGCTCCGCTTCGGCGCCGGCAAAGACGAAAGTACGGCGGTTGAAGTTGCCGAATTTGAATGCCAGCGGCACTCCAAACGAATAGGAGCGGCGCTTGATCTTTATTTCGTCGTTTTCATCGTACAAGCCGACGTGTTCTTTTGTAAGGATGCCGTCGTCTTTGGTGATCATGCCGACATTGCGCAGGGCGAAACCGCTGATCATCCCAAAGTTGTTGGTAAACTCGAAATGCCAGTATTCCCCTATGTGGAGGAAACCGGTGAAACGCGGGTTCGTGCCGATGCTGCCGCCGCTGTTTTCGACATCGGCAAAAGAGAAGATCAACTCGCCGCCTGAGGTGGAATAAATCTTGACTTCTGGCCGCGGGGCGGGTAAAAGTTCGGGTTCATCCTGAGCGTGGAGCAATAATCCCAGGGCGAGAAACAACAGGGTAAGTTGGTATTTCATGATATGGTAGATTGATTTCAACTGGAATAACGGCAAATTACATATTGCCGCCCTGTAGTGCAAGTGCCGACGGCGTGGTTTTGTTTTAAAGTTTTGTAAAAAAAGAGGAAGGCTTAAGATTACGATAACAATTGATACACCAGAAGGCTGCCCAGGTAGGCCAGGCCGCTCATGTAGGAGAACTGGATCATAGGCCATTTCCAGCTTTTGGTCTCCCGCTTCACCACCGCCAGGGTGCTCATGCACTGCATGGCGAAGACATAAAAAATCAGCAGGGACAGAGAGGTGGCCAGGCTGTAGATGCGTTCTCCGGTAACCGGGTCGCGCTCCTGCGCCATTTTATCCCGCACGGTATATTCATCCTCTACGCTTCCTATGCTGTAAATGGTGGCCATGGTGCCAACGAATACCTCCCGTGCGGCAAAAGATGTGATGAGGGCGATGCCGATCTTCCAGTCGAAGCCCAGGGGCCGGATCGCCGGTTCGATCGCTTTGCCCAACTGGCCGGCGAAAGAAGCTTCGATCTGCCGGGCGGCCACCAGATTGGCGGTCTCGGTTTCATCGAGGTGGCGATCCCGGGCCAGGCCAAGGGCCTCCTGCTCGGCTTCCTGCATGGCCGCCGGCGGCCCGTAGCTGGCCAGCAGCCAGAGCGCCACAGAAATGGCCAGGATGATGCGGCCGGCTTCCCAGATGAACGCCCTCACTTTTTCCCATACGGTAAGCAATACATTGCGCATGACCGGGGTGCGGTACTCCGGAAGCTCCAGCATCAGGTAGCTGCGTTCGCTGGTCCTCAGGATCATTTTGAAAACCAGTGCAGACAACAAAGCCGCCATAATACCCAGCAGGTAAAGGCCCATAAACGCCAGGCCCTGCAGGTTGAAAAAACCAGCTACTATCCGGGAAGGCACCACAAAGCCGATGAGAACCGTGTATACAGGTATGCGCGCCGAGCAGCTGATCAGAGGCGTCACCATTATGGTGATCAGGCGTTCTTTCCAGTTGCTTATGGTCCTGGTGCTCATGATAGCAGGAATGGCGCAGGCGCCGCCGGATATCAGGGCTACAATACTGCGCCCGTTGAGGCCGAAGGCCTGCATCAGCCGGTCGAAAAGATACGCCGCCCGAGCCATGTAGCCCACCTCCTCCAGCAGGGAGACCAGGAAAAAGAGTATGGCAATCTGAGGTATGAACACCAGGATTCCTCCCAGGCCGGCGATGATGCCCTCCGTCAGCAGGTCGGTGAACCAACCTGCCGGAAGATGCCTGCCGGCCCACTCGCCGGAGAGGGTGAAAAATTGTTCGATCAGGTCCATCGGATACGCTGCCCAGGAGAAAATCGCCTGGAAGATCAGCAGCATCAGCACAAAGAAGATAATGGGCCCGCCCACCCGGTGAGTCAGCAGGGCATCAAGCTTTTCTGTTACCGGATGGGTGGCGGAACCTGCATTGTGGATGGACTGCCGAACCAACGGAGTGAATTTGTCGTAACGCTGCATGGTCTCGTTGACCTGCGACCTCAAGGTTTCGAAACCATGGCTGGCCACGAGGTCGGCGACCAGTTTGCGCTGTGCCTCTGAGAGGAATGGCAGCCAGGTATAGTGATGCGCCACCAACAAAGACTGGTACAAATTGGCGCCGGGAACAATCGCCCGCACGGCTTCGGCCAACTGCCGTTCCTTGGGCGAAGGTTCGTAGAAAAGGGCTGGGGCCTGATGCGCCCCGCCTTCAATGAGGCGCTGCAATTCATACTTCAACGCTTCGATGCCAAACCCCGTACGGCCGCTGAGCTTGACAACCGGAACCTCCAGTTGGCGGGAAAGGGCATATTCATCGACATCCACCCCTTCTTTTTCCGCCACATCGGCCATGTTGAGGGCCAGGATCACCGGCAGGCCCAGGTCCCGCAGCTGGGTCAGCAAAAGAAGATGCTTCTCCAGCTTGGTTACATCTGCTATGTAAACAGCCGCATCGGGATAGTTCTCATCGGAAGGGTTAGCCAAAGACTGCACGACGATGCGCTCGTCAATAGAGGTGGGATAGAAACTATAGGTGCCGGGAAAATCGATGAGCTGAATGGTGCGCTCATCGGGCAAACGGATCAGGCCCAGCTTTTTATCCACTGTCACGCCGGGGAAATTGCCGACTTTCTGGCGCAGGCCTGTCAGTTGGTTGAAAACGGAGGATTTGCCACAATTGGGATTGCCCAGCAGCGCTACGGTGAGGGGTTGTGTAATTTGTTGAGTTGCATGCTTCTCCATCACCTCAATACCACACTTGAAGCTTCATCCATTCGCAAGGCAATAAATAGATTGTCGACTTTTACGTACCAACCGCCTCCAAAAGGAGCCCGGCGAACGAGGGCCACCCGGCTGCCAGGAAGGATGCCCATTGCCATGAGCTTCCCGCCAATATTGTCGTTGGTATAGTGAGACACTACTCCTTCTTTTCCTGGCTTTGCGGTTGAAAGCTGCTTTTTGGATGTGATTGTAGCTACCACGCTTATTTTGATTTAATCTAAATATTCACTCAAATTTAACACGAAAATACCCCCATTGGGTATAAATGCTGGTGATAAAAATCACCAAAACCCAAAAATTACCTAAGCCTGGCAGCGCACTACCTAATATTGGGTAGTTCCTTCCTGCAAAGCTCTTCTGAATGTGCTATTCAATTGTCGTTGGTGATAGTCGACAGGCGAGCGTTGTGTCTTGTCCTATTCACTCCCTCACTCCTTCACTCCTTTACTCATTACTCATTACTCCTTCTAATACTCCAACAAATCCCCCATCGCCCGTTTTACTTTCTCAATAGAAGGGATCATTCTTTTCTCCAGCACTTCATTGAGCGGAATGGCGGGCATGTTTTCCGCACCGATGGTGCGCACCGGCGCGTCCAGGTATTCGAAACAATTTTCCTGAATGCGTGCCGCTATGCTTTGAGCAAAGGTGTTATTGGCCGGCTCTTCGGTGACAACCAGCGCCCGGCTGTGGCGCCGGACAGCCTCGTAGACGGCCTCTTCATCCAGTGGATAAAGCGTGCGCAAGTCCACTATTTCTATCCTGCCGGGATATTCAACGGCGGCGTTCAGCGCCCAGTGCACGCCCATGCCGTAGGTAATGACGGCCATAGACTTTCCTTCTTCGATCGCCTCGGGGCTGGCTTCCAGAGCGGTTCTGGCCTTGCCAAAAGGAATGATATAATCTTCGTCCGGCAGTATGGTCCGGGCAGCTTCCGTGCCTTTCACTTTAGACCAGTACAGGCCTTTATGTTCAAATATGACCACCGGGTTGGGATCGTAATAGGCTGCCTTCAACAGCCCCTTGAGGTCGGCCCCGGTGCTCGGATAGGCAATTTTTATTCCACGGATGTTGGCAACCACCGATTCTACGCTCGAAGAGTGGTAGGGCCCGCCGCTGCCGTAGGCGCCGATGGGCACCCGAATTACGCAACTCACCGGCCACTTGCCGTTGGAGAGGTAGCAGGAACGGCTCACTTCGGTGAACAATTGATTGAGGCCGGGCCAGATATAGTCGGCAAACTGGACTTCCACAATGGGTTTGAGGCCGACGGCAGACATCCCTACCGTGCTGCCGATGATGAAAGCTTCCTGAATCGGGGTATTGAAGACGCGGCCGTCGCCGAACTTCTTGGCCAGGGTCGCCGCTTCGCGAAATACACCGCCCAAACGCCCCCCTACATCCTGCCCGTAGAGCAGGCATTCCTTGTGTTTGCGCATCAGTTCTTCAACGGCAAAGAGGGCGCTGTCGACCATGACGTGGGGCTCGCCTCCTGCCGGCTCCCGTTCTCCCCGTTCTTCAGTGATGGGCGTGGGGGCGAAATCATGGGTAAAAAGGTCTTCCGGCCGGGGATCCCCGGCACGGCGGGCCGCCTCAAAGTCTTCCTGCACCATTCGGCGTACCTCTTCTTCTATCTGCTCTGCCTCTGTTTCGGTGAGAACCTCATCGTCCAGCAACTGGCCTCTGAGGATGGGATACGGGTCGCGTTGCCGGTGTTCTTCGAGGTCGTCGCGGTACCACTCCTTGCGCACGCCGGAAGTATGGTGGTTGAGCAAAGGTACTTTGGCGTGGACCAGGAAGGGCCGCCGTTCCTTTCGCACTTTGCCGATTACTTCCTGCATGGTGAGGAAACATTCGAAAAAGTCGCTGCCATCGATGCTGCGCACTTCCAGCCCGTGAAAGCCTCCGGCGTATTCGTCGGCATCCTGAGCCCGGGTTTCTTCGGCGTTGGCGGAAATGTCCCAGCCATTATCCTGTACGACATAGATGACCGGCAACTGCTTCAGGGCAGCCATCTGAAAAGCCTCGGCCACTTCCCCTTCCGTGACGGAAGCATCGCCGAGAGAGCAGATCACGACCGGCTTCTTATCGGAGCCGTTCTGGCCCAGGGCCATTTTCTCTTTATACTGAATGCCCATGGCCACGCCCGTAGTGG
Coding sequences:
- a CDS encoding aminotransferase class V-fold PLP-dependent enzyme — protein: MTNKIQQLEQLARQLEPSQEQRNHWNASTQAYADDFINRIETLKAYDEPPADGKLSLAIEEEGKPIEQLLEELRVKADRAGINPASGGHLGYVPGGGVFPAALGDYLAAITNRYAGLFFANPGAVRIENELIRWMCELMGYPPGALGNLSSGGSIANLIAITTARDFRQIKATRVEKAVVYLTHQVHHCVQKALRIAGLGEAIIRYIPVDEHFRMDTKRLHQQLEMDRFQGLEPFMVVGSAGTTDTGAVDPLDEIANLAEQFGLWFHVDAAYGGFFLLVDELKGRFRGIGRSDSLAIDPHKGLFLPYGLGAVLIKNVKAQYDAHYYKANYMQDAQQEWEEASPADLSPELTKHFRGLRMWAPLQLFGLKPFRAALEEKVLLCRYFYRKVQESGFEVGPEPDLSIMIFRYKTRKENSTRFNEQLVEYVRRDGRVFLSSTTIDGEYWIRLAVLSFRTHKREIDLCLEILEAGVKQIGKEQELARE
- a CDS encoding tungsten formylmethanofuran dehydrogenase, whose amino-acid sequence is MIKAKTGISKEVLVKGFRLMATAKAMTEIYEENFKFVSKYVHATSRGHEAIQLAVGLQLLPQDFLAPYYRDDSMLLAIGMRPYELMLQLMAKRDDPFSGGRTYYCHPSLRDPDKPKIPHQSSATGMQAIPTTGVAMGIQYKEKMALGQNGSDKKPVVICSLGDASVTEGEVAEAFQMAALKQLPVIYVVQDNGWDISANAEETRAQDADEYAGGFHGLEVRSIDGSDFFECFLTMQEVIGKVRKERRPFLVHAKVPLLNHHTSGVRKEWYRDDLEEHRQRDPYPILRGQLLDDEVLTETEAEQIEEEVRRMVQEDFEAARRAGDPRPEDLFTHDFAPTPITEERGEREPAGGEPHVMVDSALFAVEELMRKHKECLLYGQDVGGRLGGVFREAATLAKKFGDGRVFNTPIQEAFIIGSTVGMSAVGLKPIVEVQFADYIWPGLNQLFTEVSRSCYLSNGKWPVSCVIRVPIGAYGSGGPYHSSSVESVVANIRGIKIAYPSTGADLKGLLKAAYYDPNPVVIFEHKGLYWSKVKGTEAARTILPDEDYIIPFGKARTALEASPEAIEEGKSMAVITYGMGVHWALNAAVEYPGRIEIVDLRTLYPLDEEAVYEAVRRHSRALVVTEEPANNTFAQSIAARIQENCFEYLDAPVRTIGAENMPAIPLNEVLEKRMIPSIEKVKRAMGDLLEY
- a CDS encoding ferrous iron transport protein A — its product is MVATITSKKQLSTAKPGKEGVVSHYTNDNIGGKLMAMGILPGSRVALVRRAPFGGGWYVKVDNLFIALRMDEASSVVLR
- the feoB gene encoding ferrous iron transport protein B, with the translated sequence MEKHATQQITQPLTVALLGNPNCGKSSVFNQLTGLRQKVGNFPGVTVDKKLGLIRLPDERTIQLIDFPGTYSFYPTSIDERIVVQSLANPSDENYPDAAVYIADVTKLEKHLLLLTQLRDLGLPVILALNMADVAEKEGVDVDEYALSRQLEVPVVKLSGRTGFGIEALKYELQRLIEGGAHQAPALFYEPSPKERQLAEAVRAIVPGANLYQSLLVAHHYTWLPFLSEAQRKLVADLVASHGFETLRSQVNETMQRYDKFTPLVRQSIHNAGSATHPVTEKLDALLTHRVGGPIIFFVLMLLIFQAIFSWAAYPMDLIEQFFTLSGEWAGRHLPAGWFTDLLTEGIIAGLGGILVFIPQIAILFFLVSLLEEVGYMARAAYLFDRLMQAFGLNGRSIVALISGGACAIPAIMSTRTISNWKERLITIMVTPLISCSARIPVYTVLIGFVVPSRIVAGFFNLQGLAFMGLYLLGIMAALLSALVFKMILRTSERSYLMLELPEYRTPVMRNVLLTVWEKVRAFIWEAGRIILAISVALWLLASYGPPAAMQEAEQEALGLARDRHLDETETANLVAARQIEASFAGQLGKAIEPAIRPLGFDWKIGIALITSFAAREVFVGTMATIYSIGSVEDEYTVRDKMAQERDPVTGERIYSLATSLSLLIFYVFAMQCMSTLAVVKRETKSWKWPMIQFSYMSGLAYLGSLLVYQLLS